A genomic window from Synechococcus sp. CBW1107 includes:
- a CDS encoding ABC transporter ATP-binding protein gives MAALDRQRLSRLLPYLRHDRRRLILVVLLLIPVALAAAIQPLLIGQAIAVLRGEPTAAWLAGKSVSEAMRTLVLILFGAVLFRLALQGGQSYSVQAVGQRLTARIRDDLFRHALALSLRFHDRTPVGKLLTRLTSDVDALAEVFGSGAVGVLADLVTLLVIGVTMVSIEPRLGTLLLVSQVPATLAILWLQARYRRANYRVREELSQLNADLQENLQGLEVVQMFRREATNSARFAVTTSAYRRAVTGTIFYESAVSAFIEWVALTAVAVVLALGGWMVIAGSIGLGTLTTFILFSQRLFDPLRQLAERFTQIQGGLTAVQRIGELMEQPIEISDLELGLRSSAAQRSGLLRASAGEVIFENVSFAYRPDDPILTDLSFHIAPGEQVALVGPTGSGKTTIIRLLCRLYEPQSGRILLDGIDIRELPSATLRQRLGVVLQDTFLFSGNVADNLRLDAPIPQADLERICSELGLDPLLRRLPDGLATELRERGGNLSSGERQLLSVARVAMRDPSVLVMDEATAFMDPSTEATLQRDLERLLTGRTAIVIAHRLATVEAADRILVLRRGRLIEQGTHRELRAAGGLYAELAELQERGLARL, from the coding sequence ATGGCCGCTCTCGACCGCCAGCGGCTCAGTCGGCTGCTGCCTTACCTCCGCCATGACCGCCGCCGCCTCATCCTGGTGGTGCTGCTGCTGATCCCGGTGGCCCTGGCCGCCGCGATCCAACCGCTGTTGATCGGCCAGGCGATCGCCGTGCTGCGCGGTGAACCCACCGCCGCCTGGCTGGCAGGGAAGAGCGTGTCGGAGGCGATGCGCACGCTGGTGCTGATCCTCTTCGGCGCGGTGCTGTTTCGCCTGGCCCTTCAGGGGGGGCAGTCCTACAGCGTTCAGGCGGTGGGCCAGCGGCTCACGGCCCGCATCCGCGACGACCTCTTCCGCCATGCCCTGGCTCTGTCGCTGCGCTTCCACGACCGCACTCCGGTGGGCAAGCTGCTGACCCGTCTGACCAGCGACGTGGATGCCCTGGCCGAAGTGTTCGGCAGCGGCGCCGTCGGTGTGCTGGCCGATCTGGTCACCCTGCTGGTGATCGGCGTGACGATGGTCAGCATCGAACCTCGCCTCGGAACCCTGCTGCTGGTGAGCCAGGTTCCTGCCACCCTGGCGATCCTCTGGCTGCAGGCCCGTTACCGCAGGGCCAACTATCGCGTGAGGGAGGAACTCAGCCAGCTCAACGCCGATCTGCAGGAGAACCTGCAGGGTCTGGAGGTGGTCCAGATGTTCCGCCGCGAGGCCACCAACAGTGCTCGCTTCGCCGTCACCACCAGCGCCTACCGCCGGGCCGTCACCGGCACGATCTTCTATGAAAGCGCCGTTTCGGCGTTCATCGAATGGGTGGCCCTCACCGCCGTGGCCGTGGTGCTCGCCCTCGGCGGCTGGATGGTGATCGCCGGCAGCATCGGCCTCGGCACCCTCACCACCTTCATCCTCTTTTCCCAGCGCCTGTTCGATCCCCTGCGCCAGCTGGCGGAGCGCTTCACCCAGATCCAGGGCGGGCTCACGGCGGTTCAGCGCATCGGTGAGCTGATGGAGCAGCCAATCGAGATCTCCGACCTCGAGCTCGGACTGCGCAGCAGCGCCGCCCAGCGCTCCGGGCTGCTGCGTGCCAGCGCCGGCGAGGTGATCTTCGAGAACGTGAGCTTCGCCTACCGCCCTGATGACCCGATCCTCACCGACCTGAGCTTCCACATCGCCCCGGGCGAGCAGGTGGCCCTGGTCGGTCCCACCGGCTCCGGCAAGACCACGATCATCCGCCTGCTCTGCCGTCTGTACGAACCTCAGAGCGGCAGGATCCTGCTCGATGGCATCGACATCCGCGAGCTGCCCAGCGCCACTCTGCGCCAGCGCCTGGGCGTGGTCCTTCAGGACACATTCCTGTTCAGCGGCAACGTGGCGGACAACCTGCGCCTGGATGCTCCGATCCCCCAGGCCGATCTGGAGCGAATCTGCTCCGAGCTGGGCCTCGATCCGCTGCTGCGTCGCCTGCCCGACGGCCTGGCCACGGAGCTGCGTGAACGGGGGGGGAACCTCTCCTCCGGCGAGCGTCAGCTGCTGTCGGTGGCTCGGGTGGCGATGCGGGACCCCTCGGTGCTGGTGATGGATGAGGCCACCGCATTCATGGACCCTTCCACGGAGGCCACCCTTCAACGCGATCTGGAGCGGCTGCTCACCGGCCGCACCGCCATCGTCATTGCCCACCGCCTGGCCACCGTGGAAGCGGCCGATCGCATCCTGGTGCTGCGCCGGGGCCGGCTGATCGAGCAGGGCACCCACCGGGAGCTGCGGGCGGCCGGTGGTCTCTACGCAGAACTGGCTGAACTGCAGGAGCGGGGTCTGGCCCGTCTCTAG
- a CDS encoding Rid family detoxifying hydrolase — MGMGTPAEAITTAAAPAPVGPYNQAVKAGGLLFCSGQIALDPATGALVGAGDVEAETRQVLTNLQAVLAAAGCTARHVVRTTVFLTDLADFARVNALYAEVFSAGVPPARACVQVAALPKGALVEIDCIAVTG; from the coding sequence ATGGGCATGGGAACTCCCGCCGAGGCAATCACCACGGCCGCCGCACCGGCGCCGGTGGGTCCCTACAACCAGGCGGTCAAGGCAGGGGGTCTGCTCTTCTGCTCCGGTCAGATCGCCCTGGATCCAGCCACTGGCGCTCTGGTGGGCGCCGGGGATGTGGAGGCCGAAACCAGGCAGGTGCTCACGAATCTGCAGGCGGTGCTGGCGGCGGCGGGCTGCACCGCCCGGCACGTGGTGCGTACCACGGTCTTCCTCACCGACCTGGCCGATTTCGCCCGGGTCAACGCCCTCTACGCCGAGGTCTTCTCGGCGGGGGTCCCGCCGGCCCGGGCCTGCGTCCAGGTGGCGGCGCTGCCGAAGGGGGCCCTCGTCGAGATCGACTGCATCGCCGTGACGGGCTGA
- the hisG gene encoding ATP phosphoribosyltransferase, with translation MITVALAKGALLKDSVRCFAAAGLDFSALLDADNRQLMVPSPCGRARALLVRNGDVPVYVAYGQAQLGVVGDDVLREHQLPVAPLLDLGFGGCRMAVAVKENSGYSRAAELPAHCRVASKFVRCAETFFAGLDLPVELIHLTGSVELGPITGMSEAIVDLVATGRTLRDNGLVALDELFHSTARLIGNPLALRFDLGELQAIIDRVATATAPATAFPLR, from the coding sequence ATGATCACCGTCGCTCTGGCCAAAGGGGCCCTGCTGAAGGATTCGGTGCGCTGCTTCGCTGCCGCCGGTCTTGATTTCAGCGCCCTGCTCGATGCCGACAATCGCCAGCTGATGGTGCCCAGCCCGTGCGGCAGGGCCCGGGCTCTGCTGGTGCGCAACGGCGACGTACCCGTTTATGTGGCCTACGGCCAGGCCCAGCTGGGGGTTGTCGGTGATGACGTGCTGCGCGAGCACCAGTTGCCGGTGGCGCCGCTGCTGGATCTGGGCTTCGGCGGCTGCCGCATGGCCGTGGCCGTGAAGGAGAACAGTGGCTACAGCCGGGCAGCAGAGCTTCCTGCCCATTGCCGGGTGGCCAGCAAGTTCGTGCGCTGCGCCGAAACCTTCTTCGCCGGGCTCGATCTGCCCGTGGAGCTGATCCATCTCACGGGCTCGGTGGAGCTGGGACCGATCACCGGCATGTCGGAGGCCATCGTGGACCTGGTGGCCACGGGCCGCACGCTCCGCGACAACGGCCTTGTGGCCCTGGATGAGTTGTTCCACAGCACCGCCCGCCTGATCGGCAACCCCCTGGCCCTGCGCTTCGATCTCGGCGAACTGCAGGCCATCATCGACCGGGTCGCCACCGCCACTGCGCCGGCCACCGCCTTCCCCCTGCGCTGA
- a CDS encoding ABC transporter ATP-binding protein, with product MIISPQLDERPDPVRLENVWHRYPGPRGAGDRDDSRNWTLQGVNLELHQGELVGLLGPSGCGKTTLLRLIAGFERPARGRVLIHGQEVAGPNGWLAPERRGVGMVFQDYALFPHLDAWSNVCFGLKPRQDRGRATWLLDLLGLRGLERRYPHELSGGQRQRLALARALAPGPTLLLLDEPFSNLDVEVRLRLRAELPGVLSRCQASGLIVTHDPEEALAICDRVAVLQGGHLHQCSSPREMVRAPATAFVGRFVLQGNLLEAHWSGGQLLTPLGALRPEPGGSVAPGGDGEGPWQVLLSPSAFDLSVDPGGPAEVVAREFLGREWLYQVRLDAQGSSAPVDLRFRLPLERDYPLGLRCRPWLRPGETARLFPTGQSLRPS from the coding sequence TTGATCATCTCGCCACAGCTGGATGAGCGGCCTGATCCGGTCCGGCTTGAGAACGTCTGGCATCGCTATCCTGGTCCCCGCGGGGCCGGTGACCGCGACGATTCACGGAACTGGACCCTGCAGGGGGTGAATCTGGAGCTTCATCAGGGGGAACTGGTGGGGCTGCTGGGCCCCTCGGGCTGCGGCAAGACCACCCTGCTGCGCCTCATCGCCGGTTTCGAGCGTCCGGCCCGTGGCCGGGTGCTGATCCATGGCCAGGAAGTGGCCGGTCCCAATGGCTGGCTGGCGCCGGAGCGTCGTGGCGTGGGCATGGTCTTCCAGGATTACGCCCTCTTCCCCCATCTCGATGCCTGGAGCAATGTCTGCTTCGGGCTCAAGCCACGTCAGGATCGTGGCCGGGCCACCTGGCTGCTGGACCTGCTGGGGCTCAGAGGTCTGGAACGCCGCTACCCCCATGAACTCTCGGGCGGCCAGCGTCAGCGCCTGGCCCTGGCGCGGGCCCTCGCCCCCGGGCCGACGCTGCTCCTGCTGGATGAACCCTTCTCCAACCTGGATGTGGAGGTGCGGCTGAGGCTGCGGGCCGAGCTGCCTGGGGTGCTCAGCCGTTGCCAGGCCAGCGGCCTGATCGTCACCCACGATCCTGAGGAGGCCCTGGCCATCTGCGACCGGGTGGCTGTGCTGCAGGGGGGGCACCTGCACCAGTGCAGCAGTCCACGCGAGATGGTGCGGGCCCCCGCCACGGCCTTCGTGGGCCGCTTTGTGCTGCAGGGAAACCTGCTCGAGGCCCACTGGAGCGGCGGCCAGCTGCTCACGCCTCTCGGTGCCCTGCGCCCTGAGCCGGGTGGATCGGTGGCTCCCGGCGGAGATGGCGAGGGTCCCTGGCAGGTGCTGCTGAGTCCGTCGGCCTTTGATCTGAGCGTCGACCCGGGCGGGCCCGCTGAGGTGGTGGCGCGGGAGTTTCTCGGCCGCGAGTGGCTCTACCAGGTGCGGCTCGATGCCCAGGGCTCCTCCGCTCCGGTTGATCTCCGCTTTCGCCTGCCTCTGGAGCGCGACTATCCACTGGGCCTTCGCTGTCGTCCCTGGCTGCGGCCGGGCGAGACCGCCAGGCTCTTCCCCACGGGTCAGAGCCTCAGGCCGTCGTAG
- the gloB gene encoding hydroxyacylglutathione hydrolase — protein MGASKSEVELIPVLRDNYVVVLHDGAQAVVVDPGVAGPVITWLERCGLELVAVLQTHHHWDHIDGTPGLLRRWPDAAVMAAGADRARIPFQTLALEDGDRLELLGRRVQVLAVPGHTRWHLAFYLPPTEGGRGELFCGDTLFAAGCGRLFEGSPEEMHQSLQRLGALPGDTRVWCAHEYTLSNLRWAAASCPEAGEERRAIQERLAEVEELRRLHQPTIPSTIAREWSTNLMLRASDANEFASRRRSKDHWQG, from the coding sequence ATGGGCGCGAGCAAGAGTGAGGTGGAGCTGATCCCGGTGCTGCGCGACAACTACGTGGTCGTGCTCCACGACGGGGCGCAAGCGGTGGTGGTGGATCCGGGCGTGGCAGGGCCGGTGATCACCTGGCTGGAGCGGTGCGGTCTGGAGCTGGTGGCGGTTCTGCAGACCCATCACCACTGGGACCACATCGATGGGACCCCGGGGCTGCTGCGCCGATGGCCTGATGCAGCGGTGATGGCTGCAGGCGCCGACAGGGCACGGATCCCCTTCCAGACCCTGGCCCTGGAGGATGGCGACCGGCTGGAGCTTCTGGGGCGCCGTGTGCAGGTGCTGGCCGTGCCTGGGCACACCCGCTGGCACCTGGCCTTCTATCTGCCGCCGACGGAGGGCGGCCGGGGAGAGCTGTTCTGCGGTGACACCCTGTTCGCCGCCGGTTGTGGACGCCTGTTCGAAGGCAGCCCCGAGGAGATGCATCAGTCCCTGCAGCGGCTGGGAGCCCTGCCGGGAGACACCCGCGTGTGGTGCGCCCATGAGTACACCCTCTCGAACCTGCGCTGGGCGGCGGCGTCCTGTCCTGAGGCGGGGGAGGAGCGCCGGGCGATCCAGGAGCGCCTGGCGGAGGTGGAAGAACTGAGGCGCCTGCATCAGCCCACCATCCCCAGCACCATTGCTCGGGAGTGGTCCACGAATCTGATGCTCAGAGCCAGCGATGCCAACGAGTTCGCGAGCCGTCGCCGCAGCAAGGATCACTGGCAGGGTTGA